One genomic window of Medicago truncatula cultivar Jemalong A17 chromosome 1, MtrunA17r5.0-ANR, whole genome shotgun sequence includes the following:
- the LOC25485593 gene encoding uncharacterized protein At4g15970 yields the protein MLQESKTLHLRCALAAALFFATVSLSCLILFRDVDSYRFFSGFSSSYALPRFPTFFPLVTVDPSVTTNEYPLERILNDAAMEDKTVILTTLNEAWAAPNSVIDLFLQSFRIGDHTSRLLNHLVIIALDQKAFARCQVIHTHCFSLANEEADFHEEAYFMTPSYLMMMWRRIDFLRSVLEKGYNFVFTDADIMWFRDPFPRFHLDADFQIACDHFTGGFDDVMNRPNGGFNFVKSNNRSIEFYKFWYSSRETYPGYHDQDVLNFIKVHPFIADIGLKMRFLDTTNFGGLCEPSRDLNQVCTMHANCCFGMDSKLHDLRIMLQDWKHYLSLPPNLKKLSVVSWRVPQKCSLDSLRHHGSPEQSVQG from the exons ATGTTACAGGAGTCCAAAACCCTCCATCTCCGGTGCGCCCTCGCTGCGGCGCTATTCTTCGCTACCGTTTCTCTCTCTTGCTTAATCCTCTTCAGAGACGTTGATTCTTACAGATTCTTTTCTGGTTTCTCTTCCTCTTATGCTCTTCCTCGTTTTCCTACCTTCTTTCCGCTGGTGACTGTTGATCCTTCTGTG ACTACCAATGAATATCCACTTGAAAGAATTTTGAACGATGCTGCCATGGAAGACAAAACTGTTATCTTGACCACATTAAATGAAGCATGGGCAGCTCCAAATTCTGTCATTGATCTTTTCCTTCAAAGCTTCAGGATAGGAGATCATACCAGTAGGCTTTTAAACCATTTGGTAATCATTGCATTGGATCAAAAGGCATTTGCACGCTGTCAAGTTATACATACCCATTGCTTTTCTCTTGCTAATGAAGAAGCTGACTTTCATGAAGAAGCATACTTTATGACTCCTAGCTACTTGATGATGATGTGGAGAAGGATTGATTTCCTGCGTTCTGTTCTTGAGAAGGGATACAATTTCGTGTTTACG GATGCCGATATTATGTGGTTTAGGGACCCATTTCCGCGGTTTCACCTTGATGCAGATTTCCAGATAGCATGTGATCATTTCACAGGTGGCTTTGATGATGTAATGAACAGGCCCAATGGAGGGTTCAACTTTGTGAAGTCCAATAATAGGTCAATAGAATTTTACAAATTCTGGTACTCTTCTCGAGAAACCTATCCTGGATACCATGACCAAGATGTCCTTAACTTCATCAAAGTTCACCCTTTCATTGCTGATATTGGACTGAAGATGAGATTTTTGGATACAACAAATTTTGGCGGGCTTTGTGAGCCAAGTAGGGATTTAAACCAAGTTTGTACGATGCATgcaaattgttgctttggtaTGGATAGCAAGCTTCACGACCTCAGAATTATGCTTCAGGATTGGAAACATTATTTGTCCTTGCCTCCAAATTTAAAGAAACTGTCCGTTGTTTCCTGGAGGGTTCCTCAAAAATGCAG CCTTGATTCTCTCAGGCACCATGGTTCACCAGAGCAAAGTGTTCAAGGTTAA
- the LOC25485594 gene encoding protein transport protein Sec24-like At4g32640: MAAPVPPGAPRPGSQPPPPNYVPNYRPNSDGLADNFNNLNLNRPPMTSNPVARPPPFGQQPPFPSSGPGIHASQPPFSRPGPPPGALVRPGGGPPSGGPPNAGPPGRPTGPPPGQPSPFGSRPTGPPGSFAAPVSGVGVPPPGGSPPLRPSGPPPQNFGARPSQSPFNAPPSQSPFNAPPNQSPFNAPPSSAPPGMPPTNVPPSNLLSNGPPAFSGGAMPGPPRFPGGGVQQPPLGPPTMRTPAPPAQSPFNMAPPAQSPFNMAPPAQSPFNMAPPQGIMQPPSSPFGAPSWQTQQQQQVGPPPTVPGSAQPPRMFGMPPPLPNQSMTTTISPAVGQTGAPMAGPSKIDPNQIPRPTPGTSVILHETRQGNQATIPPPATSDYIVRDTGNCSPRYMKCTVNQIPFTAELLTTSGMQLAMLVQPLALPHPSEEPIQVVDFGESGPVRCSRCKAYVNPFMKFIDQGRRFICNLCGFSDETPRDYHCNLGPDGRRRDADEKPELCRGTVEFVATKEFMVREPMPAVYFFLIDVSMNAVQTGATAAACSAISQVITDLPEGPNTKVGVATFDSTIHFYNLKRALQQPLMLIVPDVQDVYTPLQTDVIVGLSECRQHLELLLESIPTMFQSNRTSESAFGAAIKAAFLAMKDTGGKLLVFQSVLPSIGIGALSAREAEGRTNISAGEKEAHKLLQPADKTLKELAVELAEYQVCVDLFVTTQTYADIASISTIPRTTGGQVYYYFPFSALSDPAKLYNDLRWNVTRPQGFEAVMRVRCSQGIQVQEYYGNFCKSIPTDVDLPGIDCDKTFMVTLKHDDKLQDGSECAFQCALLYTTVYGQRRIRVITLSLPVTSMLSNLFRAADLDTQFCCFLKQAANEIPSKPLPLVREQVTTLCINALFSYRKFCATVSSSSGQLILPEALKLLPLYTLALTKSTGLRTEGKIDERSFWINYVTSLSAPLAIPLVYPRMVAIHDLDSKEDEESVIPSFLPLSSEHISDEGIYLLENGHDCLIYVGDSVSPDIVRKIFGVSTVDEIPHLFVLQQHDNPLSKKLIEVVNEIRRQRFCYLRFKLCRKGDPSGMSFFSYMVEDKSAGGFSYVEFLVHVHRQIQNKMAS, from the exons ATGGCTGCTCCTGTGCCTCCAGGGGCACCTAGACCCGGTAGTCAACCACCTCCACCTAACTATGTACCTAATTACAGACCTAATTCTGATGGATTAGCTGATAATTTCAACAATTTGAACCTTAATCGTCCTCCAATGACCTCTAATCCTGTTGCTAGACCTCCCCCTTTTGGCCAACAACCGCCTTTTCCGTCATCCGGTCCGGGGATCCATGCTTCCCAGCCACCCTTTTCACGTCCCGGTCCacctccaggtgcattggtgaGGCCGGGTGGGGGTCCTCCTTCTGGAGGACCACCAAATGCTGGTCCTCCTGGAAGGCCTACTGGACCACCTCCTGGTCAACCTTCACCATTTGGGTCAAGACCTACTGGACCTCCTGGTTCTTTTGCAGCACCGGTTTCTGGTGTTGGTGTTCCTCCACCTGGTGGTTCTCCACCTCTTCGTCCATCTGGGCCTCCTCCGCAGAATTTTGGTGCGCGTCCGAGTCAAAGTCCTTTTAATGCACCACCGAGTCAAAGTCCTTTTAATGCGCCACCGAATCAAAGTCCTTTTAATGCGCCACCATCGAGTGCTCCACCTGGCATGCCACCTACTAACGTGCCACCCAGTAACTTGTTGAGTAATGGGCCACCGGCATTTTCTGGTGGGGCTATGCCAGGTCCTCCACGCTTTCCGGGTGGTGGTGTGCAACAACCGCCACTTGGACCTCCAACAATGAGAACTCCAGCTCCACCTGCTCAGTCTCCATTTAACATGGCACCACCTGCTCAGTCTCCGTTTAACATGGCACCACCTGCTCAGTCTCCGTTTAACATGGCACCACCTCAGGGAATAATGCAGCCTCCTAGTTCACCTTTTGGAGCACCTTCTTGGCagactcaacaacaacaacag GTAGGTCCACCTCCTACAGTTCCTGGTTCTGCACAGCCTCCCAGGATGTTTGGAATGCCACCACCACTGCCAAATCAATCTATGACTACAACAATATCACCTGCTGTTGGTCAAACTGGAGCCCCCATGGCAGGGCCTTCCAAAATTGATCCCAATCAAATTCCAAGGCCCACTCCAGGGACCTCAGTGATCTTGCACGAGACTCGTCAAGGCAATCAAGCAACCATCCCTCCG CCTGCTACAAGTGATTACATTGTTAGAGATACTGGCAATTGCAGTCCACGTTACATGAAGTGCACAGTCAATCAG ATTCCTTTCACTGCCGAACTTTTGACAACATCAGGAATGCAGTTGGCTATGTTAGTCCAACCTTTGGCACTTCCACACCCATCTGAGGAGCCAATTCAA GTTGTTGATTTTGGAGAGAGTGGTCCTGTCCGTTGCTCACGCTGCAAAGCTTATGTAAATCCTTTTATGAAATTTATTGATCAGGGAAGACGCTTTATCTGCAATTTGTGTG GATTTAGTGACGAAACTCCACGAGACTACCACTGCAATTTGGGTCCAGATGGTCGACGTAGAGATGCTGATGAGAAGCCTGAGCTATGTAGAGGAACGGTTGAGTTTGTTGCTACTAAAGAATTCATG GTCCGTGAGCCAATGCCTGCTGTGTACTTCTTTCTAATTGATGTATCAATGAATGCTGTTCAAACTGGTGCAACAGCTGCAGCTTGTAGTGCCATAAGTCAAGTTATTACAGACCTTCCT GAAGGCCCTAATACAAAGGTGGGAGTTGCAACGTTTGACTCGACAATTCATTTCTACAACTTGAAACGTGCATTGCAGCAG cCACTGATGCTCATTGTTCCTGATGTCCAAGATGTTTATACTCCTTTGCAAACTGATGTAATTGTTGGACTATCCGAG TGCCGTCAACATTTAGAATTACTTCTTGAAAGCATTCCTACTATGTTCCAAAGTAATAGAACTTCTGAATCGGCCTTTGGTGCAGCAATCAAG gCGGCTTTCCTTGCAATGAAAGACACTGGGGGGAAGCTGTTGGTTTTCCAGTCAG TCTTGCCATCTATTGGCATCGGTGCCCTTTCTGCACGCGAAGCCGAAGGTAGAACAAACATCTCTGCAGGGGAAAAG GAAGCACATAAATTACTTCAACCTGCAGATAAAACATTGAAAGAACTTGCAGTTGAACTTGCTGAGTATCAG GTTTGTGTTGATCTATTTGTGACTACTCAGACTTATGCTGACATTGCTTCCATATCGACCATCCCACGAACTACAGGTGGACAG gtttattattatttcccaTTCTCAGCTCTTTCTGATCCTGCAAAGCTTTACAACGATCTTAGATGGAATGTCACTAGGCCACAAGGTTTTGAGGCTGTAATGCGTGTGAGGTGCAGTCAG gGCATCCAAGTACAAGAATATTATGGCAACTTTTGTAAAAGCATCCCAACAGATGTTGACTTACCTGGG ATTGACTGTGACAAAACTTTTATGGTAACTTTGAAACATGACGATAAGTTGCAGGATGGATCAGAATGTGCTTTTCAG TGCGCTCTTCTATACACAACTGTGTATGGGCAAAGAAGAATACGTGTCATAACCTTATCTCTGCCTGTTACGAGTATGCTTAGTAATCTGTTCCGTGCTGCTGACTTGGATACTCAATTTTGCTGTTTCTTGAAGCAAG CTGCTAATGAGATTCCTTCAAAGCCGCTTCCTCTTGTTCGGGAACAAGTGACAACCCTTTGCATCAATGCACTATTTTCATATCGTAAATTTTGTGCTACCGTATCTTCATCATCCGGACAACTTATTCTTCCAGAGGCCCTAAAGCTTTTGCCTCTGTACACACTTG cGTTGACCAAGAGTACAGGGTTAAGAACAGAGGGAAAGATCGATGAACGGTCATTTTGGATAAACTATGTAACTTCTCTCTCTGCTCCATTGGCAATACCGCTTGTGTATCCTAGGATGGTGGCTATCCATGATCTTGACTCAAAG GAAGATGAAGAATCTGTTATTCCTTCCTTCCTACCTCTTTCTAGTGAACATATTAGTGATGAAGGAATCTATCTTCTTGAGAATGGTCATGATTGTTTAATATATGTTGGAGACTCAGTGAGTCCGGATATTGTGCGGAAAATATTCGGTGTTTCTACAGTTGATGAAATTCCTCATCTG TTTGTATTGCAACAACATGACAATCCACTTTCGAAGAAGTTAATTGAAGTGGTGAATGAAATTCGGCGGCAAAGATTTTGCTACCTCAG GTTTAAGCTCTGCAGGAAAGGTGATCCATCAG GAATGTCATTCTTCTCGTATATGGTAGAAGACAAGAGCGCAGGTGGCTTCTCCTATGTAGAGTTTCTTGTCCATGTTCATAGGCAAATCCAGAATAAAATGGCATCGTAA
- the LOC25485595 gene encoding UPF0307 protein PMI3641, translating to MSLTQVVFRPLRHWPWLLHFHHHHHPTSSTKFSALYHHLLLPTSSPQESIKIRSFSLSASRGKLRRADSPLPTAPEEEEEDAAIKSRNQLKREAKRAVKWGMDLSSFSPPQIKRILRVVSLDQIVFEALMLVKRMGPDVREGRRRQFNYIGKLLRNVEPELMDRLIKATKDSDHKELQALTGLGPDDPEDDSENLVETEDEKDDEESKPYDDSQVTRWFDGLINKDIQITNEVYSVQGVEYDRQELRKLVRKVHFAQETKATDEDEEKKIEKAEIRAKKALTRFLRSLSENIVDEH from the exons ATGAGCTTGACACAAGTAGTATTCCGGCCTCTAAGACATTGGCCATGGCTGTTGCActttcaccaccaccaccatcctACTTCTTCTACTAAATTTTCTGCACtatatcatcatcttcttcttccaacaTCATCACCACAAGAATCCATAAAGATACGTAGTTTCTCTTTATCTGCATCTCGCGGAAAACTTCGAAGAGCTGATTCTCCACTACCCACCGCTCccgaggaagaagaagaagatgctGCCATTAAAAGCCGCAACCAATTGAAGCGTGAAGCAAAACGTGCTGTTAAATGGGGAATGGATTTGTCTTCCTTCTCTCCTCCCCAAATCAAACGCATCCTTAG GGTGGTTTCTTTGGACCAAATTGTCTTTGAAGCTCTTATGTTGGTTAAG AGAATGGGACCGGATGTTCGTGAAGGAAGGCGACGTCAGTTCAATTATATAG GAAAGTTGCTACGGAATGTGGAACCGGAATTAATGGACCGATTAATAAAAGCAACAAAGGATTCTGACCATAAGGAGCTGCAAGCTTTAACTGGCTTGGGGCCTGATGATCCTGAGGATGATAGTGAGAACTTGGTAGAAACTGAAGACGAGAAGGATGATGAG GAATCTAAGCCTTATGATGATAGTCAAGTAACAAGGTGGTTTGATGGTTTGATCAACAAGGACATTCAAATCACCAATGAAGTTTATTCAGTTCAAGGTGTTGAGTATGATCGCCAG GAGTTGAGAAAGCTGGTACGTAAAGTGCACTTTGCTCAAGAAACGAAGGCTACGGATGAAGATGaggagaaaaaaatagaaaaggcaGAGATTAGGGCTAAGAAGGCCCTCACTCGTTTTCTCCGTAGTCTTTCAGAGAATATTGTTGATGAACATTAG